The following proteins are co-located in the Cyanobacteria bacterium GSL.Bin1 genome:
- a CDS encoding DUF433 domain-containing protein has protein sequence MNSTVSLLTRITQTPGQCGGRPCIRGMRIRVTDILEMLAENVSINEILEDFPDLELADIQACLLFAARRTDFPRLTA, from the coding sequence CCGCATTACTCAAACACCTGGTCAGTGTGGTGGTCGTCCTTGCATCCGAGGGATGCGAATTCGAGTGACTGATATTTTAGAAATGTTGGCTGAGAACGTTAGCATCAATGAAATTTTAGAAGACTTCCCCGATTTGGAACTAGCAGATATCCAAGCTTGTTTGCTTTTTGCAGCTCGCCGTACTGATTTCCCCAGACTAACGGCATGA
- a CDS encoding ATP-binding cassette domain-containing protein, which translates to MTNPPEIILEAKQVTLSDRLGFTEILQAISVEIKPRDRAVILGPSGSGKTSLLRLFNRLSEPTTGTLFFQGTPYNKIPVLSLRKQIVLVPQEPKLLGMTVKEALAYPLTLQQLSQSEINTRLTAYCEQLQIPESWFDKNELQLSLGQRQLVTIARGLIMQPQVLLLDEPTSALDIGIATKVIEFLKTQEMTILMVNHQLDIAEFFSDRVLFLKQGKLTKDIPNLHLDWQKLKQEIIDTEKKMEQEWN; encoded by the coding sequence ATGACAAATCCTCCTGAGATTATTTTAGAAGCCAAGCAAGTCACTTTATCAGATCGCCTTGGCTTCACAGAAATTTTGCAAGCAATTTCTGTTGAGATTAAACCGCGCGATCGCGCGGTCATTCTTGGACCTTCTGGTTCTGGAAAAACCTCTCTACTCCGCCTCTTCAATCGTTTAAGCGAACCGACAACTGGAACGCTTTTTTTTCAGGGAACGCCTTACAATAAGATTCCGGTTCTTTCTCTACGTAAACAAATTGTTTTAGTTCCCCAAGAACCCAAGCTATTAGGAATGACAGTAAAAGAAGCCCTCGCATATCCCCTAACTTTACAACAACTATCTCAGTCGGAAATTAATACCCGCCTCACGGCTTACTGCGAACAGCTACAAATTCCGGAAAGTTGGTTCGATAAAAACGAATTACAACTGTCTTTAGGACAACGCCAGCTAGTGACCATTGCACGAGGGTTAATCATGCAACCGCAAGTCTTGTTATTAGATGAACCCACTTCCGCATTAGATATTGGCATAGCGACAAAAGTGATCGAGTTTCTAAAGACCCAAGAAATGACCATTTTAATGGTCAATCACCAACTGGATATTGCAGAATTTTTCAGTGATCGCGTTCTGTTTCTCAAACAAGGAAAATTAACAAAAGATATTCCTAATCTTCATCTTGATTGGCAAAAATTGAAACAAGAAATTATAGACACTGAAAAGAAAATGGAACAAGAGTGGAATTAG
- a CDS encoding sodium:solute symporter, with product MQFLDYLIITAYLLTIVGFGFILQRKASQGIDAYFLGNRRLPWWALGASGMASNTDIAGTMIITALIYAIGIKGFFIEIRGGIVLIMAFFMIFMGKWTRRAQVMTLAEWMRLRFGEGREGNIARLISAIANLIISIWIISYFAVGGGKFFGQLLGIDDRLAAILMITLAMIYTAASGFYGVIWTDVFQGVLIFIAIIYVCSLALTTVTLPETFSISVPLSGDKFQTISTTLTDWSNFLPPPNLDLPGQYSTFNLFGITLFFYLLKTGIEGFSGAGGYMSQRYFAASSDRAAGLLSLFWILLLAFRWPLVTAFAILGIHYGLTNTVIADPELVLPTVIEAYIPVGIKGLLVACFIAAAMSTFDSIINSSAAYWVKDIYQAYLNPNANNRQLIIQSRVASVAVVLIGLLFSFPVVNINDIWGWITLGFGSGLFIPLLLRWYWWRFNGYGFAVGMIAGMVTAIITKLSGIALPEYANFLIPASASFLGCIIGTFLTPPTEEAVLDNFYRVTQPFGFWQPMRKKLSFPQQAKIRQENRRDIIAICIAVPWQLVLFLTGMMILTKQWEQFGLLLLVLVLLSIALYLTWFRYLGKAVHLKQEK from the coding sequence ATGCAATTTTTAGACTATTTAATTATTACTGCTTATCTGTTAACAATTGTTGGTTTTGGCTTTATTTTACAACGGAAAGCCTCCCAAGGGATTGATGCTTATTTCTTAGGCAATCGGCGTTTACCGTGGTGGGCATTAGGGGCGTCTGGGATGGCATCGAATACGGATATTGCGGGAACAATGATCATCACCGCTTTAATTTACGCCATTGGGATTAAAGGCTTTTTCATTGAAATTCGCGGTGGCATTGTGTTGATTATGGCATTTTTCATGATCTTCATGGGAAAGTGGACCAGACGCGCCCAAGTAATGACGTTAGCCGAATGGATGCGATTACGATTTGGGGAAGGCAGAGAAGGCAATATTGCCCGTTTAATTAGTGCCATTGCTAATCTCATTATCTCGATTTGGATTATTAGTTATTTTGCTGTGGGTGGGGGGAAATTTTTTGGTCAACTTTTAGGCATTGATGATCGCTTAGCTGCTATTTTAATGATTACTTTAGCGATGATTTATACCGCTGCGAGCGGTTTTTATGGCGTGATTTGGACTGATGTTTTTCAAGGGGTTTTAATCTTCATTGCTATTATTTATGTTTGCAGTTTAGCTTTAACTACGGTTACGCTACCTGAAACTTTTTCAATTTCCGTTCCTCTCAGTGGTGATAAATTTCAAACAATCTCCACCACCCTCACTGATTGGAGTAACTTTCTTCCTCCCCCGAATCTGGATTTACCGGGACAATATTCAACATTTAATCTCTTCGGCATTACCCTATTTTTCTATCTCCTCAAAACCGGAATTGAAGGGTTTAGTGGTGCGGGGGGCTATATGAGTCAACGCTATTTTGCCGCTAGCAGCGATCGCGCAGCGGGATTACTCTCTCTGTTTTGGATCTTATTATTAGCTTTTCGTTGGCCCCTGGTTACTGCTTTTGCCATTTTAGGCATTCATTACGGACTGACTAATACTGTGATTGCCGATCCCGAATTAGTCTTACCCACAGTAATTGAAGCGTACATTCCTGTAGGAATTAAAGGCTTGTTGGTGGCGTGTTTTATTGCCGCTGCCATGTCCACCTTTGACTCGATTATTAACTCTAGTGCTGCCTATTGGGTGAAAGATATTTATCAAGCTTACCTCAATCCCAATGCGAATAACCGACAACTGATTATTCAAAGTCGCGTGGCTTCTGTCGCGGTTGTTTTAATCGGTTTATTATTTAGTTTTCCGGTTGTGAATATTAATGATATTTGGGGATGGATTACCTTAGGCTTTGGTTCCGGATTATTTATTCCCTTACTTTTAAGATGGTATTGGTGGCGCTTTAATGGCTATGGGTTTGCTGTCGGAATGATTGCAGGAATGGTCACTGCTATTATTACGAAATTGAGTGGCATTGCCTTACCTGAATATGCTAATTTTTTAATTCCGGCGAGTGCTTCTTTCCTCGGTTGTATTATTGGGACGTTCTTAACGCCTCCCACGGAAGAAGCGGTTTTAGATAACTTCTATCGAGTCACGCAACCCTTTGGATTTTGGCAACCGATGCGGAAGAAATTGTCTTTTCCTCAACAAGCTAAAATTCGGCAAGAAAATCGACGGGATATCATTGCAATTTGCATTGCTGTTCCCTGGCAACTGGTCTTATTTTTAACCGGAATGATGATTTTAACCAAGCAATGGGAACAATTTGGTTTGCTGTTACTCGTATTAGTTCTACTTTCGATCGCGCTTTACTTGACTTGGTTTCGCTATTTAGGAAAAGCCGTTCATCTGAAGCAAGAAAAATGA
- a CDS encoding patatin family protein, with protein sequence MAKKVGLALGSGGARGWAHIGAIRALEAAGITIDYIAGTSIGAFVGGIHAVNQLHDLEEFVKEIDWKTIVSLLDVEFPTQGLLDGDKVYDLIYTHVLDCNLEETTIPFHCVATDLSTQQAVILKTGSMVDAVRASLSIPGVFTPFNREETYLVDGGVTNPVPVDVVQAMGSDVVIAINLNYPYSLPPEVSTEAETNGETQEILSEMKSSKSSSETGNKENQTYRIALLNTIKSRYEAVQETLAQKMDNWLPERNENNLPTPNIFDVIGSTINIMEQQVTQINLQLYQPDILLQPRLSQYGIFDFHQAETLIQEGYRCVEAALPEIKEKLSN encoded by the coding sequence ATGGCAAAGAAAGTTGGTTTAGCCCTGGGAAGTGGCGGCGCCAGAGGCTGGGCGCATATTGGGGCAATTCGGGCGCTAGAAGCAGCAGGAATAACCATTGATTATATTGCCGGAACTAGTATTGGTGCTTTCGTCGGTGGTATTCATGCTGTTAACCAGTTACATGACTTAGAAGAATTCGTGAAAGAGATTGATTGGAAAACGATTGTTTCTTTACTGGATGTTGAATTTCCCACTCAAGGCTTACTCGATGGTGACAAAGTTTATGACCTGATTTATACTCATGTTCTTGACTGTAATTTAGAAGAAACAACGATTCCTTTTCACTGCGTTGCCACTGATTTATCAACCCAACAAGCGGTAATCCTCAAAACCGGATCAATGGTCGATGCGGTCAGGGCAAGTCTTTCGATTCCTGGTGTTTTTACTCCCTTTAATCGAGAAGAAACTTATTTGGTGGATGGCGGTGTCACTAATCCTGTACCGGTGGATGTTGTGCAAGCAATGGGAAGCGATGTTGTTATTGCCATTAACCTCAATTATCCCTATTCACTTCCTCCTGAAGTGTCAACAGAAGCAGAAACAAACGGTGAAACTCAGGAAATTTTATCTGAAATGAAATCTTCAAAAAGTAGCAGTGAAACCGGAAATAAAGAAAACCAAACCTATCGAATTGCACTTTTAAATACGATTAAGTCTCGTTACGAAGCCGTCCAAGAAACGCTCGCTCAAAAAATGGATAACTGGCTACCGGAACGGAATGAAAATAATTTGCCAACTCCGAATATTTTTGATGTCATTGGAAGTACTATTAATATTATGGAGCAACAGGTGACCCAAATTAACTTGCAACTTTATCAGCCAGATATTTTATTACAACCGCGCCTTTCTCAGTATGGTATTTTTGATTTTCACCAAGCAGAAACTCTAATCCAAGAAGGATATCGCTGTGTAGAAGCAGCCTTGCCTGAGATTAAAGAAAAATTATCCAACTAA
- a CDS encoding mechanosensitive ion channel, which produces MRLKEIAFNLVAQSGGSQQISEDLFTDLTWNKLLFAGLALLISYGLLVSIQFITTWASEQVPRRYRLLIKQSVPFWKGLVLIITVSYLVNLFLNLSGQNLIALTGTIALTLGFAFKDYTTAIIAGIVALFEAPYRVGDRVKIGDHYGEVTDFGLRGIRVKTPDDNLITIPHSKILTEAISNSNSGELEAQVVTDFYCDHHVDLEVVIDILYQAAYSSKYTQLKLPITVIVSEALWGTHLKLKSYPMDARDEFIYKTDLTRRSKQAFQEKGIQYPSFSFDQELTQRNES; this is translated from the coding sequence ATGAGATTAAAAGAAATTGCATTTAATCTAGTTGCCCAGTCAGGTGGTAGTCAGCAAATTTCAGAAGATTTATTCACAGATTTAACTTGGAATAAGCTACTGTTTGCGGGATTAGCTCTTTTAATTAGTTATGGTTTATTAGTTTCAATTCAGTTTATAACAACTTGGGCTTCTGAACAAGTTCCACGGCGTTATCGGTTACTAATCAAACAATCAGTTCCGTTCTGGAAAGGACTGGTTTTAATTATTACTGTTAGTTATTTAGTTAACTTGTTTTTGAATCTATCAGGACAGAATTTAATTGCACTAACTGGTACGATCGCGCTGACTTTGGGGTTTGCTTTTAAAGACTATACCACGGCTATTATTGCTGGCATTGTCGCCTTATTTGAAGCCCCTTATCGTGTCGGCGATCGCGTTAAAATTGGCGATCATTATGGCGAAGTCACTGACTTTGGCTTAAGAGGCATTCGTGTTAAAACCCCAGATGATAACCTAATCACGATTCCTCATAGTAAAATTTTGACTGAAGCGATTTCTAATAGTAACAGTGGCGAACTCGAAGCGCAAGTTGTTACCGATTTTTATTGCGATCATCATGTTGATTTAGAAGTGGTCATTGATATCCTTTATCAAGCCGCTTACAGTAGCAAATACACCCAACTCAAATTGCCGATTACAGTGATTGTTTCTGAAGCATTATGGGGTACTCACTTGAAGTTAAAATCCTATCCCATGGATGCCCGAGATGAATTTATCTACAAAACTGATTTAACTCGTCGCAGTAAACAAGCCTTCCAGGAAAAGGGAATCCAATATCCGTCTTTTAGCTTTGATCAAGAATTGACACAACGGAATGAATCATGA